TAGGAGTCAGACTGCGAGTGATAAGATCCGTAGTCAAAAGGGAAACAGCCCAGACCGCCAGCTAAGGTCCCAAAGTGTGTATTAAGTGGAAAAGGATGTGGAGTTGCTTAGACAACTAGGATGTTGGCTTAGAAGCAGCCACCATTTAAAGAGTGCGTAATAGCTCACTAGTCGAGTGACTCTGCGCCGAAAATGTACCGGGGCTAAATACACCACCGAAGCTGCGGATTGATACCGAATGGTATCAGTGGTAGGGGAGCGTTCTAAGGACAGTGAAGTCAGACCGGAAGGACTGGTGGAGTGCTTAGAAGTGAGAATGCCGGTATGAGTAGCGAAAGACGGGTGAGAATCCCGTCACCGAATGCCTAAGGTTTCCTGAGGAAGGCTCGTCCGCTCAGGGTTAGTCAGGACCTAAGCCGAGGCCGACAGGCGTAGGCGATGGACAACAGGTTGATATTCCTGTACCACCTCTTTATCGTTTGAGCAATGGAGGGACGCAGAAGGATAGAAGAAGCGTGCGATTGGTTGTGCACGTCCAAGCAGTTAGGCTGATAAGTAGGCAAATCCGCTTATCATAAAGGCTGAGCTGTGATGGGAAGCTCCTTATGGAGCGAAGTCTTTGATTCCCCGCTGCAGAAAAGCTTCTAGCGAGATAAAAGGTGCCTGTACCGCAAACCGACACAGGTAGGCGAGGAGAGAATCCTAAGGTGTGCGAGAGAACTCTGGTTAAGGAACTCGGCAAAATGACCCCGTAACTTCGGGAGAAGGGGTGCTTTCTTAACGGAAAGCCGCAGTGAATAGGCCCAAGCGACTGTTTAGCAAAAAACACAGCTCTCTGCGAAGCCGTAAGGCGAAGTATAGGGGTGACACCTGCCCGGTGCTGGAAGGTTAAGGAGAGGGTTAGCGTAAGCGAAGCTCTGAACTGAAGCCCCAGTAAACGGCGGCCGTAACTATAACGGTCCTAAGGTAGCGAAATTCCTTGTCGGGTAAGTTCCGACCCGCACGAAAGGTGTAACGATTTGGGCACTGTCTCAACCAGAGACTCGGTGAAATTATAGTACCTGTGAAGATGCAGGTTACCCGCGACAGGACGGAAAGACCCCGTGGAGCTTTACTGTAGCCTGATATTGAATTTTGGTACAGTTTGTACAGGATAGGCGGGAGCCATTGAAACCGGAGCGCTAGCTTCGGTGGAGGCGCTGTGGGATACCGCCCTGACTGTATTGAAATTCTAACCTACGGGTCTTATCGACCCGGAGACAGTGTCAGGTGGGCAGTTTGACTGGGGCGGTCGCCTCCTAAAGTGTAACGGAGGCGCCCAAAGGTTCCCTCAGAATGGTTGGAAATCATTCGTAGAGTGCAAAGGCATAAGGGAGCTTGACTGCGAGACCTACAAGTCGAGCAGGGACGAAAGTCGGGCTTAGTGATCCGGTGGTTCCGCATGGAAGGGCCATCGCTCAACGGATAAAAGCTACCCCGGGGATAACAGGCTTATCTCCCCCAAGAGTCCACATCGACGGGGAGGTTTGGCACCTCGATGTCGGCTCATCGCATCCTGGGGCTGTAGTCGGTCCCAAGGGTTGGGCTGTTCGCCCATTAAAGCGGTACGCGAGCTGGGTTCAGAACGTCGTGAGACAGTTCGGTCCCTATCCGTCGTGGGCGTAGGAAATTTGAGAGGAGCTGTCCTTAGTACGAGAGGACCGGGATGGACGCACCGCTGGTGTACCAGTTGTTCTGCCAAGGGCATAGCTGGGTAGCTATGTGCGGAAGGGATAAGTGCTGAAAGCATCTAAGCATGAAGCCCCCTCAAGATGAGATTTCCCATAGCGTAAGCTAGTAAGATCCCTGAAAGATGATCAGGTTGATAGGTTCGAGGTGGAAGCATGGTGACATGTGGAGCTGACGAATACTAATAGATCGAGGACTTAACCATATAATATGTAGCAATGTTATCTAGTTTTGAAGGAATATGCCTTCAATAGTTTGGTGATGATGGCAGAGAGGTCACACCCGTTCCCATACCGAACACGGAAGTTAAGCTCTCTAGCGCCGATGGTAGTTGGGACCTTGTCCCTGTGAGAGTAGGACGTCGCCAAGCAATCTTAAGACGAGTCAGAATGACTCGTCTTTTTTGTGTTTCTAACTTCTTATCAATTTCAAATGTAATTTAAATTCTTGAATACTCCGTATGCCTCTATGGTTTTTTGGTATATCTATATAATTTTTCATTCAATTTCTTTCATGATTTTTGATATGCTATTTAAGATTTTCTGTTTTATTTCTTAAAGATAGGATTCATCAGTGTGTTAAAATAGTACAGTTGTTTTTAATGTACTTTAATATAAGAAGATTTAAGTTAGAAAAGGAGATAATATGAAAAAGATAAGTATAATTACTATAGTAGTCTTAGTCCTGCTAGTAATCGTGTATATGTTAGTTGGAAATTATTTTTATAACTATGCATTAAATGCGAAACAAGAAAAGGAATTTTTGCAAGATAATCCTCATTTAGTAGAAACGGTAAGTGCATCGGGAGATGTATTGGCTGCAAATGAAGAAAAGAATGCAAACTTCGTATCGAAGTATAAACCTAACACATTAACTATACATTCTTTCGATAAATTAAATTTAAAAGGTTATGAATATATGAATGAACCATCTAGTCATAAATGGGCAATTGTAGTTCATGGATACAATGGTAGAGCATCAGAAATGACGAAATATATTCGTAATTTCTATGAACAAGGCTATAATGTCATAGCACCAGACCTTCGTGGGCACGGAAATAGTGAAGGGGATTATGTTGGTATGGGCTGGCATGATCGTAAAGATGTGTTAATTTGGATTCAACAAATCTTAAAGAAAGACCCTAATGCTGAAATAGCTCTATTTGGTGTTTCGATGGGCGGGGCAACTGTAATGATGACTTCAGGAGAAGATTTACCTTCTAATGTTAAAGTTATTATTGAAGATTGTGGATACTCAACTGTTATTGATGAATTTACTTATCAACTAAAAGATTTATTCCACTTACCGAAGTTTCCTGTTATGAATGCGGCAAATACGGTTACTAAATTAAGAGCTGGCTACGATTTAGAAGAAGCTTCAGCTGTAAAACAAGTAGCGAAAAGTAAAACACCTATGTTATTCATTCATGGGGATGCTGATACATTCGTTCCTTTTGAAATGTTAGATGAAGTATATAATGCTGCAAAAGTAGAAAAAAAGAAATTAATTGTTTCAGGTGCTGGACATGGAGAAGCGGAGAAAGTAGATTCGAATAAATATTGGAATACTGTATGGAAGTTCGTAGGGAAGTATATTCCGGCATAATTAAATTTGTTGCACTTATATAGACGATAATCGGAGGGATAATAATTAATCCTTTTGATTATCGTTTTTTTGTTAATTAGGTAGTCTGCTATAAGTGTGTTTTTGTATGTACTATATGAAGGAGATAGAGCAAAAACTTTTGAATTCCTTAATCTCAGTGCTACAATGATTGAAAACTAAATGTTAATGAGGTGTTTCTATGAAAATTGAAGTATGGTCGGATTTTGTATGCCCATTTTGCTATATTGGGAAACGTAGATTAGAGATGGCTTTAGAGCAATTTCCGCATAAGAAGGATGTTGAAGTTGAGTTTAAAAGTTTTGAATTAGACCAAAATGCTCCAATCTATTCTGGAACAAGTATTAATGAAGTACTTGCATCAAAGTATGGAATTAGTATTGAAGAAGCTAAGCGTAATAACGTACAGCTAGGAAATCATGCAGCTAGTATGGGTTTAAGTTTTAATTTTGATGAGATGAAGCTGACGAACACGTTTGATGCGCATCGTCTTGCGAAGTTTGCAAAGGATCAAGGAAAAGAAAAAGAGATTACGGAAAATCTACTTTTCGCATACTTCACTGAATCGAGAAATTTAAGTGATGTGGATACACTTGCTACTATCGCTGAAGTTTCAGGTTTAGATAAGCAAGAGGCTTTAAATGTTATTAATGATAAAAATGCGTATGCAAATGATGTTAGAATTGATGAAGCGATTGCTCAGCAATATCAAATTTCGGGAGTACCTTATTTTATTATTAATCAAAAGTATGCTATTTCAGGTGCACAACCACTTGAAACTTTTGTTGGTGCACTTCAGCAAGTGTGGGAAGAAGAGAATCCTGCACCTAAGTTACAAGAACTTTCTTCAGAGGGTGGAAGCGATCTTTCTTGTACTGATGGAAGTTGTTCGGTGCCGTCGAAAGAGCAATAGTTTTTATAGTAGAGTAGTACCCCATAGATAGTTCTGTGGGGTGCTTGTATATAACTATAGAAGAAATACATAAGTGAAATCTATAAAATATAAAGTTTTTTAAAAAACGTATTGACGATTATACTTTAGAGGTGTAATATAGAACAAGTCGCCGATGACAATAACGTCGCAAGCGACAAACTAAACGAAAAACTTAGTTGACATTGAAAGATGAAAATGTTAACATAAGGAAGTCGCAAATGAGCGGCCAAGTAGTTCTTTGAAAACTGAACGAAACAAACAACGTGAAACGTCAATTTTTATTTTAGATGCTAGACAAACTAACTTTATTGGAGAGTTTGATCCTGGCTCAGGATGAACGCTGGCGGCGTGCCTAATACATGCAAGTCGAGCGAATGGATTAAGAGCTTGCTCTTATGAAGTTAGCGGCGGACGGGTGAGTAACACGTGGGGTAACCTGCCCATAAGACTGGGATAACTCCGGGAAACCGGGGCTAATACCGGATAACATTTTGAACCGCATGGTTTGAAATTGAAAGGCGGCTTCGGCTGTCACTTATGGATGGACCCGCGTCGCATTAGCTAGTTGGTGAGGTAACGGCTCACCAAGGCAACGATGCGTAGCCGACCTGAGAGGGTGATCGGCCACACTGGGACTGAGACACGGCCCAGACTCCTACGGAGGCAGCAGTAGGGAATCTTCCGCAATGGACGAAAGTCTGACGGAGCAACGCCGCGTGAGTGATGAAGGCTTTCGGGTCGTAAAACTCTGTTGTTAGGGAAGAACAAGTGCTAGTTGAATAAGCTGGCACCTTGACGGTACCTAACCAGAAAGCCACGGCTAACTACGTGCCAGCAGCCGCGGTAATACGTAGGTGGCAAGCGTTATCCGGAATTATTGGGCGTAAAGCGCGCGCAGGTGGTTTCTTAAGTCTGATGTGAAAGCCCACGGCTCAACCGTGGAGGGTCATTGGAAACTGGGAGACTTGAGTGCAGAAGAGGAAAGTGGAATTCCATGTGTAGCGGTGAAATGCGTAGAGATATGGAGGAACACCAGTGGCGAAGGCGACTTTCTGGTCTGTAACTGACACTGAGGCGCGAAAGCGTGGGGAGCAAACAGGATTAGATACCCTGGTAGTCCACGCCGTAAACGATGAGTGCTAAGTGTTAGAGGGTTTCCGCCCTTTAGTGCTGAAGTTAACGCATTAAGCACTCCGCCTGGGGAGTACGGCCGCAAGGCTGAAACTCAAAGGAATTGACGGGGGCCCGCACAAGCGGTGGAGCATGTGGTTTAATTCGAAGCAACGCGAAGAACCTTACCAGGTCTTGACATCCTCTGAAAACCCTAGAGATAGGGCTTCTCCTTCGGGAGCAGAGTGACAGGTGGTGCATGGTTGTCGTCAGCTCGTGTCGTGAGATGTTGGGTTAAGTCCCGCAACGAGCGCAACCCTTGATCTTAGTTTCCATCATTAAGTTGGGCACTCTAAGGTGACTGCCGGTGACAAACCGGAGGAAGGTGGGGATGACGTCAAATCATCATGCCCCTTATGACCTGGGCTACACACGTGCTACAATGGACGGTACAAAGAGCTGCAAGACCGCGAGGTGGAGCTAATCTCATAAAACCGTTCTCAGTTCGGATTGTAGGCTGCAACTCGCCTACATGAAGCTGGAATCGCTAGTAATCGCGGATCAGCATGCCGCGGTGAATACGTTCCCGGGCCTTGTACACACCGCCCGTCACACCACGAGAGTTTGTAACACCCGAAGTCGGTGGGGTAACCTTTTTGGAGCCAGCCGCCTAAGGTGGGACAGATGATTGGGGTGAAGTCGTAACAAGGTAGCCGTATCGGAAGGTGCGGCTGGATCACCTCCTTTCTATGAGAATTGATGAACGCTGTTCATCAATAAAGTTTCCGTGTTTCGTTTTGTTCAGTTTTGAGAGAACTATCTCTCATATATAAATGTATGTTCTTTGAAAACTAGATAACAGTGTAGCTCATATTTTTTAATTTTTAGTTTGGTTAAGTTAGAAAGGGCGCACGGTGGATGCCTTGACACTAGGAGTCGATGAAGGACGGGACTAACGCCGATATGCTTCGGGGAGCTGTAAGTAAGCTTTGATCCGAAGATTTCCGAATGGGGAAACCCACCATACGTAATGGTATGGTATCCTTACCTGAATACATAGGGTAAGGAAGACAGACCCAGGGAACTGAAACATCTAAGTACCTGGAGGAAGAAAAGCAAATGCGATTTCCTGAGTAGCGGCGAGCGAAACGGAACATAGCCCAAACCAAGAGGCTTGCCTCTTGGGGTTGTAGGACATTCTATACGGAGTTACAAAGGAACGAGGTAGACGAAGCGACCTGGAAAGGTCCGTCGTAGAGGGTAACAACCCCGTAGTCGAAACTTCGTTCTCTCTTGAATGTATCCTGAGTACGGCGGAACACGTGAAATTCCGTCGGAATCTGGGAGGACCATCTCCCAAGGCTAAATACTCCCTAGTGATCGATAGTGAACCAGTACCGTGAGGGAAAGGTGAAAAGCACCCCGGAAGGGGAGTGAAAGAGATCCTGAAACCGTGTGCCTACAAATAGTCAGAGCCCGTTAACGGGTGATGGCGTGCCTTTTGTAGAATGAACCGGCGAGTTACGATCCCGTGCGAGGTTAAGCTGAAGAGGCGGAGCCGCAGCGAAAGCGAGTCTGAATAGGGCGTTTAGTACGTGGTCGTAGACCCGAAACCAGGTGATCTACCCATGTCCAGGGTGAAGTTCAGGTAACACTGAATGGAGGCCCGAACCCACGCACGTTGAAAAGTGCGGGGATGAGGTGTGGGTAGCGGAGAAATTCCAATCGAACCTGGAGATAGCTGGTT
This genomic interval from Bacillus thuringiensis contains the following:
- a CDS encoding alpha/beta hydrolase; the encoded protein is MKKISIITIVVLVLLVIVYMLVGNYFYNYALNAKQEKEFLQDNPHLVETVSASGDVLAANEEKNANFVSKYKPNTLTIHSFDKLNLKGYEYMNEPSSHKWAIVVHGYNGRASEMTKYIRNFYEQGYNVIAPDLRGHGNSEGDYVGMGWHDRKDVLIWIQQILKKDPNAEIALFGVSMGGATVMMTSGEDLPSNVKVIIEDCGYSTVIDEFTYQLKDLFHLPKFPVMNAANTVTKLRAGYDLEEASAVKQVAKSKTPMLFIHGDADTFVPFEMLDEVYNAAKVEKKKLIVSGAGHGEAEKVDSNKYWNTVWKFVGKYIPA
- a CDS encoding DsbA family oxidoreductase, whose amino-acid sequence is MKIEVWSDFVCPFCYIGKRRLEMALEQFPHKKDVEVEFKSFELDQNAPIYSGTSINEVLASKYGISIEEAKRNNVQLGNHAASMGLSFNFDEMKLTNTFDAHRLAKFAKDQGKEKEITENLLFAYFTESRNLSDVDTLATIAEVSGLDKQEALNVINDKNAYANDVRIDEAIAQQYQISGVPYFIINQKYAISGAQPLETFVGALQQVWEEENPAPKLQELSSEGGSDLSCTDGSCSVPSKEQ